CGGGCCGGAGGACATGATGGGTGGGCGGACGCGGAGCGTTCTGCCCGGGATGGAAGGTGGTGTGTGGGTGGTGTGTTTGCGTGTTGGTGCTGCGTGCGGCGAGGGGGTTAGCCCTCAGCGGTGGGGGAGTGGAGTTCGATCGGGCGATTAGGACCGCTCGGCTGCGTCGGTTACCCGACTTCCACCTGCGGCCTATCGACGTGCTGGTCTGGCACGGCCCTTGGGGAGACCTGGTTTTGAGGCTGGTTTCCCGCTTAGATGCCTTCAGCGGTTATCCGTTCCGCACTTGGCTACCCGGCGATGCGGCTGGCGCCACAACCGGTGCACCAGAGGTGCGTCCATCCCGGTCCTCTCGTACTAGGGACAGATCCTCTCAAGTCTCCAACACCCATGGCAGATAGGGACCGAACTGTCTCACGACGTTCTAAACCCAGCTCACGTACCGCTTTAATCGGCGAACAGCCGAACCCTTGGGACCTGCTCCAGCCCCGGGATGCGATGAGCCGACATCGAGGTGCCAAACCTCCCCGTCGATGTGGACTCTTGGGGGAGATCAGCCTGTTATCCCTAGAGTACCTTTTATCCGTTGAGCGATGGCCCTTCCACGCGGGACCACCGGATCACTAAGGCCGACTTTCGTCTCTGCTCGCGCTGTCGCGCTCGCAGTCAGGCGGGCTTGTGCCTTTGCACTCAACAGCCGATGTCCGACCGGCCTGAGCCCACCATCGCGCGCCTCCGTTACACTTTGGGAGGCGACCGCCCCAGTCAAACTGCCCACCAGGCAGGGTCCCGGCCCCGGCTAACGGGGCTCGGTTAGACGCCAGAAAGGCGCAGGGTGGTATTTCAAGGTTGCCTCCGCAGAGGCTAGCGCCCCTGTTTCATCGGCTCCCACCTATCCTACACAGCCCCTTCCTGGCGCCACTGCCAAGCTGCAGTAAAGGTTCATAGGGTCTTTCCGTCTGACCACGGGTACCCCGCATCTTCACGGGGAATTCAATTTCGCTGAGCCCATGCTGGAGACAGTGGGGAGGTCGTTACGCCATTCGTGCAGGTCGGAACTTACCCGACAAGGAATTTCGCTACCTTAGGACCGTTATAGTTACGGCCGCCGTTTACCGGGGCTTCAATTCAAGGCTCTCACCTCTCCTTTTAACCTTCCGGCACCGGGCAGGCGTCAGACCCTATACGTCGTCTCTCGACTTCGCAGAGCCCTGTGTTTTTACTAAACAGTCGCCACCCCCTGGTCTGTGCCACCCCAACCCACTTGCGTGAGCAGGGGTCTCGCTTATCCCGAAGTTACGCGAGCAATTTGCCTAGTTCCTTCAGCATGGTTCTCTCAAGCGCCTTGGTATACTCAACCAGTCCACCTGTGTCGGTTTCGGGTACGGTCCATAATCCCAGTGCTATTTCCCGGACCTCTCCAACCGCCCCCCCAATCCGATAAGGGGGAACAGAACTTCAAGGTCGTCACATCTGGGGGGCCAGGGAATATTCACCCTGTTTCCATCGGCTACGGCTGTCGCCCTCGCCTTAGGGGCCGGCTCACCCTGCGCGGATTGGCCTTGCGCAGGAACCCTTGGACTTTCGGCGAGAGGGGTTCTCACCCTCTTTGTCGCTACTCATGTCCGCATTCGCACTTCCGATACCTCCAGGACCCGTCACCGGTATCCCTTCACAGGCCTACGGAACGCTCCGCTACCGCGTGCATTGCTGCACACCCACAGCTTCGGCTCGTGGCTTGAGCCCCGTTACATTTTCGCCGCAGAACAGCTATTAGACCAGTGAGCTATTACGCTTTCTTTAAAGGATGGCTGCTTCTAAGCCAACCTCCTGGTTGTTTTGGCCGTCCCACATGCTTTCCCACTTAGCCACGAATTAGGGGCCTTAGCTGGTGGTCTGGGCTGTTTCCCTCTCGACAATGGACCTTAGCACCCACTGTCTGTCTGCCACGCTATACTCACCGGCATTCGGAGTTCGGTAGGGTTTGGTAGGGCTTTGGGCCCCCCTAGCCCTTCCGGTGCTCTACCTCCGGCGGTAAACGCATGACGATCTACCTCAATAGATTTCGCGGAGAACCAGCTATTTCCGAGTTTGATTGGCCTTTCACCCCTAGCCACAGCTCATCCCCGACTTTTTCAACAGGCGTGGGTTCGGCCCTCCAGTGGGTGTTACCCCACCTTCAGCCTGGCCATGGCTAGATCACTCGGTTTCGGGTCTCATGCCGGCAACTCAAGCGCCCTTGTCAGACTCGCTTTCGCTGCGCCTACACCTCACGGCTTAAGCTTGCTGCCAACACGAACTCGCGGACCCATTATACAAAAGGTACGCCGTCACCCCACAATGAGGGCTCCGACTGCTTGTAGGCGCTCGGTTTCAGGTCTCTTTCACTCCCCTCGTCGGGGTGCTTTTCACCTTTCCCTCACGGTACTTGTGCACTATCGGTCGCCAAGGAGTATTTAGGCTTGGAGGGTGGTCCCCCCACGTTCAGACAGGGTTTCACGTGCCCCGCCTTACTCAAGGATCCATGCGCGCCATACGCCTACGGGGCTATCACCCACTGCGGCAGAGCTTTCCAGCTCCTTCGGCTTAACGCACATAAACCACTGGCCTACTCCGCTTTCGCTCGCCACTACTCGCGGAATCTCTGTTGATGTCTTTTCCTCCAGGTACTGAGATGTTTCAGTTCCCCGGGTTCGCCTCCCACGCCTATGTATTCAGCGCAGGATCTCCATACAGGAGGGGTTTCCCCATTCGGACATCCGCGGATCAACGATCGCTCGCATCTCCCCGCGGCTTTTCGCAGCGTGCCACGTCCTTCATCGCCTCTTGGCGCCAAGGCATCCACCGAACGCCCTTCTTTCACTCAACTCCATCCACCGCCCGCACGCAGGACCAACACGCAGCCATCTCACGACAGCCCCGCATCCGCCCGCATGTCCAATCGAACAGCAGACACCATGCAAACAACCCCTCAGAACCACCCGTCCCCAGCCCGCCTCAACAGCAGAACCAGAACAAGCAGCCCATCAAGGCCACTCAATCTTCACCTTCCATCTTCATATGTAAAAGAACACGAGAAACCGCGGCAGCAGGGTTTCCCCCGCCGCCTGGCCCTGTTTCCCGAAGACGATGCGGCACGGGAGGGAGCAGGCAACGCCCGCTCAACCACCCAGCCGAAACCCAAGACCCGCCAGCGGGCCGAACGATGGCTTGGAGACGGTCGGTATCGAACCGACGACCCCCTGCTTGCAAAGCAGGCGCTCTCCCACTGAGCTACGCCCCCACAAGCCAACCACAGAACAACCCCGCCCGCAGGCCAACAAGCAGAACGGCCCCTCATCCCGGGCCCATCCCAGGCCCTTGGTGGGCCAGGGAGGACTTGAACCTCCGACCCCACGCTTATCAAGCGTGTGCTCTAACCAACTGAGCTACTGGCCCGAACCCGGAGAAGCCATTCCACCAAAACAGGAAGGATGCGCGGCCAGCGCCGCGGCAGGTCTCCCCACCGGCACCAAGGCCACACTCCGATCCATCACGAGACAGGACAACAGGAGAAAGAAACCAGCAAGTGGATCCGGCCAGGATCCGGTAGATTGTCAGGATCGCCGGCAGCCCGGGTGTTTCCACCCGACCCCACAGGCATTCCTTGAAAGGAGGTGATCCAGCCGCAGGTTCCCCTACGGCTACCTTGTTACGACTTCACCCCAGTCGCTGACCCTACCGTGGTGACCTGCCCCCTTGCGGTTAGCGCAGCCACTTAAGGTAGAACCAACTCCCATGGTGTGACGGGCGGTGTGTACAAGGCCCGGGAACGTATTCACCGTGGCGTGCTGATCCACGATTACTAGCGATTCCACCTTCATGCACCCGAGTTGCAGGGTGCAATCCGAACTGAGACGGCTTTTGGGGATCGGCTCGGCCTCGCGACCTGGCTTCCCATTGTCACCGCCATTGTAGCACGTGTGTAGCCCAGCCCATAAGGGCCATGAGGACTTGACGTCATCCCCACCTTCCTCCGGCTTGTCACCGGCAGTTCCTCTAGAGTGCCCACCCAAACGTGCTGGCAACTAGAGGCGAGGGTTGCGCTCGTTGCGGGACTTAACCCAACATCTCACGACACGAGCTGACGACAGCCATGCAGCACCTGTGCAGCAGGCCCCTTGCGGGGAAGGTGTGTCTCCACACCGGTCCTGCCCATGTCAAGGGCTGGTAAGGTTCTGCGCGTTGCTTCGAATTAAACCACATGCTCCACCGCTTGTGCGGGCCCCCGTCAATTCCTTTGAGTTTCAACCTTGCGGCCGTACTCCCCAGGCGGTGCGCTTATCGCGTTGGCTACGACACTGAGTGGCTAGGCCACCCAACATCCAGCGCACATCGTTTACGGCGTGGACTACCAGGGTATCTAATCCTGTTTGCTCCCCACGCTGTCGCGCCTCAGCGTCAGTAATGGACCAGCTCGCCGCCTTCGCCACCGGTGTTCTTCCCAATATCTACGAATTTCACCTCTACACTGGGAATTCCACGAGCCTCTTCCATCCTCAAGCCACCCCGTCTCAAACGCAGCCCCCAGGTTGAGCCCAGGAATTTCACGTCTGACTAAGATGGCCGCCTACGCGCCCTTTACGCCCAGTAATTCCGAGCAACGCTAGCCCCCTTCGTATTACCGCGGCTGCTGGCACGAAGTTAGCCGGGGCTTCTTCTGCGGGTACCGTCATCATCGTCCCCGCCGAAAGGGCTTTACGATCCGAAGACCTTCTTCACCCACGCGGCATTGCTGGATCAGGCTTGCGCCCATTGTCCAATATTCCCCACTGCTGCCTCCCGTAGGAGTCTGGGCCGTGTCTCAGTCCCAGTGTGGCTGGTCGTCCTCTCAGACCAGCTACCGATCGTCGCCTTGGTAAGCCATTACCCCACCAACAAGCTAATCGGACGCAGGCCACTCCAAAGGCGCATCACTGCTTTGAGCCTCAGCTCACATGCGGTATTAGCGCCAGTTTCCCAGCGTTATCCCCCACCCCTGGACATGTTCCTACGCGTTACTCACCCGTCCGCCACTGACATTGCTGCCCGTGCGACTTGCATGTGTTAAGCATGCCGCCAGCGTTCGCTCTGAGCCAGGATCAAACTCTCAAGTTCATCAGCACATCAGCCCCGAAAGACCTCAGCACCTCAGAGAAGACCCAGACCAAAACTCCACTCGCATCTCTCTCCTGCAACCCCATAACCCATGATCAAGATCAAAATGCGCAGCACTGGCCACGCATCCCTCCCCCAACACACAAGCCAAGAGCCGCAATCACTCTTCCTCGTCTTCAGGAAAACAGATAAAGTTGTGAAGGAACAAACAGTCAGGATGCCGGACGGTTCCGGCTGGGCAAGCCCACTCCCTGATCTGATCCGCGACCGAAGCGGCCGGCGGGGCAACGTATCTAGCGGCCGTAAGCCGCCTCGTCAACCCTGCCCGTTCGCTTCGTCCCGGGTCACCGCGGCCGCCTCATTGGCGGCCTCAGCGTGGGGCGGCTTATATGGTTCCGCCCCACGCCTGTCAAACGCGTGTCACACAGTTTCCGCAACCGTTCCGACCGGCGCCAGCTCGAGTCCGTCTGGTCCCACCGTGACGCCCAGCGCCTGCCCGTCCCGGACCGAGCCCTCCAGCAGCATTCCCGCAAGCCGGTCCTGTAGGTTGCGCTGAATTACCCGCTTCAGCGGCCGCGCGCCGTAGGTCGGATCGTAGCCGGCCTCAGCCAGCCAGTCCCGCGCCCCCTGGTCCAGTTCCAGCGTGATCTTCCGGTCGGCCAGAAGCTTGCGCAGCCGCTGAAGCTGGATATCCACGATGGATCCCATGTCGCCGCGCGCCAGCCGGCGGAACAGCACCACCTCGTCCAGCCTGTTCAGAAACTCCGGCCGGAACCGCGTGCGCACCACGTTCATCACCTGGCCGCGGACGAGATCGACATCGCCTCCCTCGGGTTGTGCCGCCAGGATCTCGGAGCCCAGGTTGCTGGTCAGCACGATCAGGGTGTTGCGGAAGTCCACGGTCCGCCCCTGCCCGTCCGTCAGCCGCCCATCGTCAAGCACCTGGAGGAGGATGTTGAAGACGTCGTCATGCGCCTTCTCCACCTCGTCGAAGAGGATGACCTGGTAGGGCCGGCGCCGCACCGCCTCGGTCAGCGCGCCGCCCTCCTCGTAACCGACATAGCCCGGCGGGGCGCCGATGAGGCGGGCGACGGCGTGCTTCTCCATGTACTCGGACATGTCGATCCGCAGCAGCGCCCGCTCGTCGTCGAACAGGAAGCTTGCCAGCGCTTTGGTCAGCTCCGTCTTGCCGACGCCCGTCGGGCCGAGGAAGAGGAAGCTGCCGATTGGGCGGGAGGGGTCCTGCAGCCCGGCGCGGGCACGCCGCACGGCCTTGGAAACCGCTTCCAGCGCCTCCTCCTGGCCGACGACGCGGCGGCGCAGTTCGTCCTCCATGCGGATGAGCTTGGCGCGCTCGCCTTCCAGCATCTTCTCCACCGGCACGCCGGTCCAGCGGGAGACGACGGCGGCCACACCCTCCTCCGTCACCGCCTCGTTCACCAGCCGGCCGCCATCATCGGCCGCCTCCGCGATCCTCTTCTCCAGTTCGGGAATGACGCCATAGGTCAGCTCGCCCGCGCGGGCGTAGTCGCCGCGGCGCTGCGCCGCTTCCACCTCGGTGCGCGCGCGGTCCAGTTCCTCCTTCGCCTTCTGCGCCTCGCCGAGCCGGTTCTTCTCCGCCTGCCAGCGCGCCGTCATCGCGGCCGAGCTCTCCTCCAGCGCGGCGATCTCGCGCTCCAGCTTCTCCAGCCGGTCGCGGCTGGCGGCGTCCGTCTCGCGCTTCAGCGCCTCCCGCTCGATGCGGGAGCGCATGAGGTCGCGGTCGATCGCGTCCAGCTCCTCCGGCTTACTGTCCACGGCCATGCGCAGCCGGGACGCCGCCTCGTCCACGAGATCGATTGCCTTGTCCGGCAGGAACCGGTCGGTGATGTAGCGGTTCGAGAGGGTCGCCGCCGCCACCAGCGCGCTGTCCGCGATCCGCACCCCGTGGTGCAGCTCGTACTTCTCGCGGATGCCGCGCAGAATGGAGACCGTGTCCTCCACACTCGGCTCGCCCACGAAGACCGGCTGGAAACGGCGGGCCAGCGCCGCGTCCTTCTCCACGTGCTTGCGATACTCGTCCAGCGTGGTCGCGCCGATGCAGTGAAGCTCGCCGCGGGCCAGGGCGGGCTTGAGCAGGTTGGAGGCGTCCATGGCGCCGTCCGCCTTGCCCGCGCCCACCAGGGTGTGCATCTCGTCGATGAAGAGGATGATCTCGCCGTTGGCGGACTCGATCTCCGTCAACACGCCTTTCAGGCGCTCCTCGAACTCGCCGCGGTACTTCGCGCCGGCCACCATCGCGCCGAGGTCGAGCGCTAGCACGCGCTGGCTCTTGAGCGCCTCCGGCACGTCGCCGTTGATGATGCGCAGCGCCAGCCCTTCGACGATCGCCGTCTTGCCGACGCCGGGCTCACCGATCAGCACGGGGTTGTTCTTCGTGCGGCGGGCCAGCACCTGGATCGTGCGGCGGATCTCCTCGTCGCGGCCGATCACCGGGTCCAGCTTGCCGTCGCGCGCCGCCTCGGTCAGGTCGCGCGCGTACTTCTTCAGCGCGTCGAACTGCTGCTCGGCGCTCGCGCTGTCCACCTTACGGCCCTTGCGGACGGCCTCGACGGCGGTTTCCAGCTTCTGCGCCGTGGCCCCTGCCTTCACCAGCACCCGGCCGGCCGGCGTGTCGCTCGCGGCGATCGCCACCAGCAGACGGTCCTGGGCCACGAAGCTGTCGCCTGCCTTCGTCGCCAGCCTCTCGGCCGCGTCGATCACGCGCACGAAGTCGGGCGTGACCTGCGGCTGCCCGGCCCCGCCGCCGGAGACGCGGGGATTGCGCCCCACCTCGGCATCCACGTCGCGCTTGGCGGAGGCGGCATCGCCGCCGGCGGCACGGATCAGGCCGGCGGCCGCGCCCTCCTCGTCGTCGAGCAGGGCTTTCAGCAGGTGCTCGGCGGTGACGCGCTGGTGGTACTCACGGATCGCGATCGTCTGCGCGGCCTGGAGGAAGCCGCGCGCCCGTTCGGTGAGCTTCTCGATATCCATCTGTCCTCTGTGTCCCTCATGGAGGCGACCGCCCCACCCGCCCCTGACGGCGACGGGTTCGGCGTTTGAGAGGGATGTGGTAACTCTCTTCCGCGCCCTTCAAGGGGTTGGTTTCCAGGGGATTTGAGGATGCGGGTCGAACGTCTCTACCGCTACCCGGTGAAGGGGCTGACGGCCGAGGCGCTGGAGGAGGTCCAGCTCACCCCGGGCCAGACCATCCCCCACGACCGCCGTTTCGCCCTGGCCCAGGGCGACTCCCCCTTCGACGAGGCGGCGCCGGCCTTCCTGCCGAAGCAGAACTTCGCCTGCATGATGAAGAATGGCCGGGTCGTGCTCGTCCGCGCCGCTTTCGACCCGCATGACGGCACCCTCGCCCTCTCGGCGGAAGGGCACGAGCCGATGGTCGCCCGCACCGG
This genomic window from Pararoseomonas sp. SCSIO 73927 contains:
- the clpB gene encoding ATP-dependent chaperone ClpB; the protein is MDIEKLTERARGFLQAAQTIAIREYHQRVTAEHLLKALLDDEEGAAAGLIRAAGGDAASAKRDVDAEVGRNPRVSGGGAGQPQVTPDFVRVIDAAERLATKAGDSFVAQDRLLVAIAASDTPAGRVLVKAGATAQKLETAVEAVRKGRKVDSASAEQQFDALKKYARDLTEAARDGKLDPVIGRDEEIRRTIQVLARRTKNNPVLIGEPGVGKTAIVEGLALRIINGDVPEALKSQRVLALDLGAMVAGAKYRGEFEERLKGVLTEIESANGEIILFIDEMHTLVGAGKADGAMDASNLLKPALARGELHCIGATTLDEYRKHVEKDAALARRFQPVFVGEPSVEDTVSILRGIREKYELHHGVRIADSALVAAATLSNRYITDRFLPDKAIDLVDEAASRLRMAVDSKPEELDAIDRDLMRSRIEREALKRETDAASRDRLEKLEREIAALEESSAAMTARWQAEKNRLGEAQKAKEELDRARTEVEAAQRRGDYARAGELTYGVIPELEKRIAEAADDGGRLVNEAVTEEGVAAVVSRWTGVPVEKMLEGERAKLIRMEDELRRRVVGQEEALEAVSKAVRRARAGLQDPSRPIGSFLFLGPTGVGKTELTKALASFLFDDERALLRIDMSEYMEKHAVARLIGAPPGYVGYEEGGALTEAVRRRPYQVILFDEVEKAHDDVFNILLQVLDDGRLTDGQGRTVDFRNTLIVLTSNLGSEILAAQPEGGDVDLVRGQVMNVVRTRFRPEFLNRLDEVVLFRRLARGDMGSIVDIQLQRLRKLLADRKITLELDQGARDWLAEAGYDPTYGARPLKRVIQRNLQDRLAGMLLEGSVRDGQALGVTVGPDGLELAPVGTVAETV